In Fusobacterium perfoetens, the following are encoded in one genomic region:
- a CDS encoding creatininase family protein produces the protein MKIEDLTWKELEEQIKNSPIFVLPIGSIEQHGSHSTLGTDYVIPKYLCEQIENIENVISLPAIPYGVCPYHKGFPGSFDIGYETLFNIIYKIIETIKNDGAKKLIIINGHGGNTAAIEDAGTILSENMDIIVVDWWRLAGDLNPIYSGGHGDKQETSAVMAIKESSVKLNLLKKQEMKHISENIKFSDSINANFKNGSIKILKNVKEIVSDGWVGNLDPSESSAEFGKQMLDDVTNYLIDFIKEFKKIN, from the coding sequence ATGAAAATAGAAGATCTAACATGGAAAGAATTAGAAGAACAAATAAAAAATAGTCCAATATTTGTTTTGCCAATAGGAAGTATAGAACAACATGGTTCTCATAGTACTTTAGGAACAGATTATGTTATTCCAAAATATCTTTGTGAGCAGATAGAAAATATAGAAAATGTAATTTCTTTGCCTGCTATTCCATATGGAGTATGCCCTTATCACAAAGGTTTCCCAGGTTCTTTTGATATAGGATATGAAACACTTTTTAACATCATCTATAAAATAATAGAAACAATAAAAAATGACGGAGCTAAAAAACTTATCATTATAAATGGACATGGGGGAAATACAGCAGCTATAGAAGATGCAGGAACAATATTATCTGAAAATATGGATATTATTGTAGTTGACTGGTGGAGACTTGCAGGAGACTTAAATCCAATATATAGTGGTGGACATGGAGATAAACAGGAAACCAGTGCTGTTATGGCCATAAAAGAAAGCAGTGTAAAATTAAACTTATTAAAAAAACAAGAAATGAAACATATTTCAGAAAATATAAAATTTTCTGATTCCATTAATGCTAACTTTAAAAACGGAAGTATAAAAATCTTAAAAAATGTAAAAGAAATAGTAAGTGATGGATGGGTAGGAAATTTAGATCCGTCTGAGTCAAGTGCAGAATTTGGAAAACAAATGTTAGATGATGTTACAAATTATCTAATTGACTTTATTAAAGAATTTAAAAAAATTAATTAA
- a CDS encoding transporter substrate-binding domain-containing protein, protein MKKFLLVLTILLGMFLGGCGNSKSDEKVIKIGGNAEYKPYEYLEGNKVTGFSIDVVFKIFENLGYKVEYTNMSFEGLIPALETGKVDVLTGLTPTDERKKFVDFSDKYYVGRQIAIANKSNPIATVEDLKNKRIGVQLGTLQETLAKNIEGANVVLYNSFTGAIMDLNSQKIDAIIISGEVKNEYLGNNPKLYEIGRVEDNESKGIAIVFPKGQDELIEKVNIEIQKMKNSGELDQLINKYFGE, encoded by the coding sequence AAAAAGTTTTTGCTTGTTTTAACAATTTTATTAGGAATGTTTTTAGGTGGATGTGGTAATTCTAAATCAGACGAAAAAGTTATAAAAATAGGTGGAAATGCAGAATACAAGCCCTATGAATATTTAGAAGGAAATAAAGTGACAGGTTTTTCCATTGATGTTGTCTTTAAAATCTTTGAAAATTTAGGTTATAAGGTTGAATATACAAATATGAGTTTTGAAGGATTAATTCCAGCACTTGAAACAGGAAAAGTTGATGTACTAACAGGACTTACACCTACAGATGAAAGAAAAAAATTTGTAGATTTTAGTGATAAATATTATGTTGGAAGACAGATTGCCATTGCAAATAAATCTAATCCTATAGCTACAGTTGAAGACTTAAAAAATAAGAGAATAGGAGTTCAATTAGGAACACTTCAAGAAACTCTTGCTAAAAATATAGAAGGAGCCAATGTAGTCCTTTATAATTCTTTTACTGGAGCGATAATGGATTTAAACTCTCAAAAAATTGATGCGATCATTATTTCTGGAGAAGTTAAAAATGAATATTTAGGAAATAATCCTAAATTATATGAAATTGGAAGAGTTGAAGATAATGAAAGTAAAGGAATTGCTATTGTTTTTCCTAAAGGACAAGATGAATTAATAGAAAAAGTAAATATAGAAATACAAAAAATGAAAAATTCTGGAGAACTTGATCAATTAATAAATAAATATTTTGGAGAATAG